In Ipomoea triloba cultivar NCNSP0323 chromosome 7, ASM357664v1, a single genomic region encodes these proteins:
- the LOC116025573 gene encoding uncharacterized protein LOC116025573 isoform X2, with translation MSTEKHAPMHDFKPVECNDCALHTAEEKTNIKENHGMFCHLNDGKGEADLFVSEEKVVLDSTGLVAENDYITNGAKDIDNSLKHIENEDECSPLKDAKGVIFNFNAHKTTEEVLFESDKQDRDRLWKSPESESFMIENSGDYEVRCGISGAESASEFSHSGADKHIMEPEFPESIASYKESNSNDVKDICIDEGVPIVDKNLIENLNDSSFGTCVSLPSIGDKNDNLGEDVQKEMLSGDPSIIQDAKIGAANASTVIDDIESVAPDCLISSVEDNVNKESATDTYLEDLMKLFGSKHATTVKVENDMSEKQSFGNKPLLESLCGQQQCQSSEEAILESHATVPTNAESNKNDHSTFDLNNSKAATADESAEKISKQVLDSDAMPNNEEGISDKTSAAPASEVQCRTTVKTNENSCGNPLGPELQDTRNSEDKASAKFSIGSHDQFADGEASFSSVGPMSGLITYSGLIPHSGNISLRSDSSTTSARSFAFPVLQSEWNSSPVRMAKGDRRYRKNRGWMQGLLCCRF, from the exons ATGTCAACTGAGAAACATG CCCCTATGCATGATTTCAAACCGGTTGAATGCAACGATTGTGCCCTTCACACAGCAGAAGAAAAAACGAACATAAAGGAAAATCATGGAATGTTTTGTCATTTAAATGACGGTAAGGGGGAGGCTGATCTATTTGTCTCGGAGGAAAAAGTCGTTCTTGACTCAACTGGCCTTGTAGCAGAGAACGATTATATAACTAATGGTGCTAAAGATATTGACAACTCTCTCAAACATATCGAGAATGAAGATGAATGTTCACCGTTAAAGGATGCTAAAGGTGTGATCTTTAACTTTAATGCTCACAAGACCACTGAAGAAGTTCTGTTCGAATCTGATAAACAGGATAGAGATAGGCTATGGAAAAGTCCAGAATCTGAAAGCTTCATGATCGAAAACTCTGGTGATTATGAAGTTCGATGTGGCATATCTGGTGCAGAATCTGCTTCAGAGTTTTCACACTCGGGAGCTGATAAACACATAATGGAGCCTGAATTTCCCGAGTCAATAGCTAGCTACAAAGAGAGCAATTCTAATGACGTCAAAGATATTTGTATTGACGAGGGGGTGCCCATAGTAGACAAAAACTTGATTGAGAACCTGAACGATAGTAGTTTTGGCACGTGTGTTTCTCTACCCTCCATTGGCGATAAAAATGACAACTTGGGAGAAGACGTTCAAAAGGAAATGCTTTCTGGCGACCCATCAATAATACAGGATGCCAAGATCGGTGCTGCTAATGCATCCACAGTTATAGATGATATTGAGTCTGTCGCTCCTGATTGTCTAATATCATCGGTGGAGGATAATGTCAATAAAGAATCTGCCACGGATACTTACCTAGAGGATTTGATGAAGCTTTTTGGATCAAAACATGCCACAACTGTAAAAGTAGAGAATGATATGTCTGAAAAACAATCGTTTGGCAATAAACCACTTCTCGAATCGTTGTGTGGGCAGCAGCAATGTCAG TCTTCTGAAGAGGCAATCTTGGAAAGTCATGCTACTGTGCCAACAAATGCTGAATCGAACAAGAATGACCATAGTACTTTTGATTTAAACAATTCTAAGGCAGCAACGGCTGATGAGAGTGCTGAAAAGATTTCCAAACAAGTCCTTGATTCGGATGCCATGCCAAATAACGAGGAAGGGATTTCAGATAAAACGTCAGCTGCACCTGCTAGTGAGGTTCAATGCAGAACCACTGTGAAGACCAATGAAAATTCTTGTGGAAACCCTTTAGGACCTGAGTTGCAAGACACGCGTAATAGTGAGGACAAAGCCTCTGCTAAATTTTCAATTGGTAGCCACGATCAATTTGCAGACGGGGAGGCTAGTTTCTCTTCAGTTGGTCCTATGTCGGGTTTAATTACTTATTCTGGACTGATCCCACATTCCGGGAACATTTCTCTTCGATCAGATAGCAGCACAACCAGCGCAAGATCCTTTGCTTTCCCAGT ATTACAATCCGAGTGGAATAGCAGTCCGGTAAGAATGGCAAAAGGAGATAGGAGATACCGAAAGAACCGGGGTTGGATGCAGGGCCTTCTTTGCTGTAGATTCTAA
- the LOC116025573 gene encoding uncharacterized protein LOC116025573 isoform X1 yields MTCIEKSTGRADNESVFCNLTPAPMHDFKPVECNDCALHTAEEKTNIKENHGMFCHLNDGKGEADLFVSEEKVVLDSTGLVAENDYITNGAKDIDNSLKHIENEDECSPLKDAKGVIFNFNAHKTTEEVLFESDKQDRDRLWKSPESESFMIENSGDYEVRCGISGAESASEFSHSGADKHIMEPEFPESIASYKESNSNDVKDICIDEGVPIVDKNLIENLNDSSFGTCVSLPSIGDKNDNLGEDVQKEMLSGDPSIIQDAKIGAANASTVIDDIESVAPDCLISSVEDNVNKESATDTYLEDLMKLFGSKHATTVKVENDMSEKQSFGNKPLLESLCGQQQCQSSEEAILESHATVPTNAESNKNDHSTFDLNNSKAATADESAEKISKQVLDSDAMPNNEEGISDKTSAAPASEVQCRTTVKTNENSCGNPLGPELQDTRNSEDKASAKFSIGSHDQFADGEASFSSVGPMSGLITYSGLIPHSGNISLRSDSSTTSARSFAFPVLQSEWNSSPVRMAKGDRRYRKNRGWMQGLLCCRF; encoded by the exons ATG ACATGCATTGAGAAGTCAACTGGGCGTGCTGACAATGAATCTGTGTTTTGTAATTTAACTCCAGCCCCTATGCATGATTTCAAACCGGTTGAATGCAACGATTGTGCCCTTCACACAGCAGAAGAAAAAACGAACATAAAGGAAAATCATGGAATGTTTTGTCATTTAAATGACGGTAAGGGGGAGGCTGATCTATTTGTCTCGGAGGAAAAAGTCGTTCTTGACTCAACTGGCCTTGTAGCAGAGAACGATTATATAACTAATGGTGCTAAAGATATTGACAACTCTCTCAAACATATCGAGAATGAAGATGAATGTTCACCGTTAAAGGATGCTAAAGGTGTGATCTTTAACTTTAATGCTCACAAGACCACTGAAGAAGTTCTGTTCGAATCTGATAAACAGGATAGAGATAGGCTATGGAAAAGTCCAGAATCTGAAAGCTTCATGATCGAAAACTCTGGTGATTATGAAGTTCGATGTGGCATATCTGGTGCAGAATCTGCTTCAGAGTTTTCACACTCGGGAGCTGATAAACACATAATGGAGCCTGAATTTCCCGAGTCAATAGCTAGCTACAAAGAGAGCAATTCTAATGACGTCAAAGATATTTGTATTGACGAGGGGGTGCCCATAGTAGACAAAAACTTGATTGAGAACCTGAACGATAGTAGTTTTGGCACGTGTGTTTCTCTACCCTCCATTGGCGATAAAAATGACAACTTGGGAGAAGACGTTCAAAAGGAAATGCTTTCTGGCGACCCATCAATAATACAGGATGCCAAGATCGGTGCTGCTAATGCATCCACAGTTATAGATGATATTGAGTCTGTCGCTCCTGATTGTCTAATATCATCGGTGGAGGATAATGTCAATAAAGAATCTGCCACGGATACTTACCTAGAGGATTTGATGAAGCTTTTTGGATCAAAACATGCCACAACTGTAAAAGTAGAGAATGATATGTCTGAAAAACAATCGTTTGGCAATAAACCACTTCTCGAATCGTTGTGTGGGCAGCAGCAATGTCAG TCTTCTGAAGAGGCAATCTTGGAAAGTCATGCTACTGTGCCAACAAATGCTGAATCGAACAAGAATGACCATAGTACTTTTGATTTAAACAATTCTAAGGCAGCAACGGCTGATGAGAGTGCTGAAAAGATTTCCAAACAAGTCCTTGATTCGGATGCCATGCCAAATAACGAGGAAGGGATTTCAGATAAAACGTCAGCTGCACCTGCTAGTGAGGTTCAATGCAGAACCACTGTGAAGACCAATGAAAATTCTTGTGGAAACCCTTTAGGACCTGAGTTGCAAGACACGCGTAATAGTGAGGACAAAGCCTCTGCTAAATTTTCAATTGGTAGCCACGATCAATTTGCAGACGGGGAGGCTAGTTTCTCTTCAGTTGGTCCTATGTCGGGTTTAATTACTTATTCTGGACTGATCCCACATTCCGGGAACATTTCTCTTCGATCAGATAGCAGCACAACCAGCGCAAGATCCTTTGCTTTCCCAGT ATTACAATCCGAGTGGAATAGCAGTCCGGTAAGAATGGCAAAAGGAGATAGGAGATACCGAAAGAACCGGGGTTGGATGCAGGGCCTTCTTTGCTGTAGATTCTAA
- the LOC116024690 gene encoding 40S ribosomal protein S10-1-like translates to MIISEKNRREISKYLFQEGVLYAKKDYNLAKHPLIDVPNLQVIKLMQSFKSKEYVRETFAWMHYYWYLTNDGIEFLRTYLNLPSEIVPATLKKSAKPLGRPMGGPPGDRPRGPPRFGDGERRFGDRDGYRGGPRGGPPGEFGGEKGGAPADFQPAFRGSGGRPGFGRGAGGFGGGAPPSSSFS, encoded by the exons ATG ATTATTTCAGAGAAGAACCGCAGAGAGATCTCCAAATACCTCTTCCAAG AGGGTGTGTTGTATGCTAAGAAAGACTACAACTTGGCGAAACATCCGTTGATTGATGTGCCGAATCTCCAAGTGATTAAGCTGATGCAGAGCTTCAAGTCGAAGGAGTACGTTAGGGAGACCTTCGCTTGGATGCACTACTACTGGTACCTTACTAATGACGGCATTGAGTTCCTCAGGACTTACCTCAACCTTCCATCTGAGATTGTCCCCGCAACTCTCAAGAAGTCTGCCAAGCCTCTTGGCAGGCCCATGGGTGGCCCTCCTGGAGATCGCCCACG TGGACCACCAAGATTTGGTGATGGCGAGAGGAGGTTTGGTGACAGGGATGGGTATCGCGGTGGCCCAAGAGGAGGTCCTCCTGGTGAGTTTGGAGGTGAGAAGGGTGGAGCTCCAGCTGATTTCCAGCCAGCCTTCAGG GGTTCTGGTGGAAGGCCTGGGTTTGGTCGCGGAGCAGGAGGCTTTGGTGGTGGTGCTCCCCCAAGTTCAAGCTTCTCTTAA